The DNA region ACGGCGCAGATCTACGACCGCATGGCCTCGGTAGTGTCGCTGGACGTGCCGAACGTGGCGCTGCTCGAGTACGACGCGCGCGACATCAATACGTCGACGACGTGCCCGCTGTGCGCCGCGGGCGTGCCGCTCACGAGTTTCTGACGGGCCGGCTCGGAGAGCCGGCCCTGGCTTCACGGCCGGCAGCCGGGAGTCGGCAGTCGGCAGTCAGAGCGCTCTCTGAGCCCTGAGCCCTGAGCCGTGAGCCTTCCCGGATCACTCACCGATGCCTCCCGCCCGATCCGCTCGCCCGGCGCCCCTGCTTGGCCTGAAGCCTGCCGACCTTGCGCGGTTCCGCGTCGAGCTCGATCGCCTGCACGACGCGTACAACGTGCCCGACTCGGCGGCCGACCCGGTGCAGTTCGTGTGGCGCTACGGGGACCCGCGTGATCGGGAGGTGGTGGCGGCCATTGCGTCGGGACTCGCCTTCGGGCGGCTCGCCAGCGTGCTGGCGAGCATCGAGCGCGTCCTCGCGCTGCTCGGCCCGCATCCGGCCGCCTACGTCGATGCGCTCGACGTGCCGCTGGCCCGCTCGGCACTCGCCGACGTGGTGCACCGCTGGACGCGCGGCGACGACCTCGTCGCGTTGCTGGTCGTGCTCCGGACGCTGCGGGCGCGCCACGGGTCACTCGAGGGCGCGTTCCTCGCCGGCGACGATCCGACGAGCGAGGACGTGGCGCCGGGCCTCGAGGCGTTCTGTGCCGAAGCCTGCGCCGTGGACGTGCGTGAGGCCTACGGCGGCGCGACCCGCGGCCTGCCCGCCGAAGCCGCCAGCGAAGCCAGCGGTCGGCGAAGGCTGGGACGCCTCGGCGTGCACTACTTCTTCCCGCGGCCGTCGCTCGGCAGCGCCTGCAAGCGCCTCAACCTGTTCGTGCGGTGGATGGTGCGGCAGGACGCGGTCGATCCCGGCGGGTGGAGCGGCGTCTCACGCTCGCGCCTCGTGATCCCGCTCGACACCCACACGATCCGCGTCGGCCGCTGCCTGCGCCTGACGCGCTACACCAGTCCGGGCTGGAAGATGGCCGCCGACATCACGGCGACGCTACGACGGATCGATCCGGACGACCCGGTGCGCTACGACTTCTCGCTGTGCCACATGAGCATGATGGGCGCGTGTGGCCACGGCAAGAAGGTCGGCAGCACGCACTGTCCGCTGCGCGGGTTCTGCCGGCCGGGCAGAACGAGTGACAAGGGACAGGTACGAAAGTCACGAGGACGCCAAGGGACAGGGGACCAGGACGGGTAGGGACCAGGAAAGGCCCGGCGCTCGTCATAGCTGCCGGACCTCGCGAACGGCCCGTCTCGTCCCTCGCTACTGGTCGTCCCGTTCCCTTGTCCCTCGCCTCCCTTGTCACTGGTCGCTCGTCCCTCGTCCCTTGCTCATGCGCTCCTCCAGTTCCTCCAGGCTCTTCGGCCAGTCCTCGCGCAGCAGGCGTGACAGGGCGCGATCGGCGAGCAGCTTGCCGCCGGTCTGGCACCTCGGGCAGTAGTTGGCCTCGTTCTGCGCGTACACCAGCCGCTGGATCGGCGTGCCGCAGCGCGGGCAGGGCTGCCCGTAGCGGCCGTGCGCGACCATGCCCTCGACGAAGGCCGTGACCTTCTCGGGGAAGCCATCCCCGACCCGCTCGCGGAACCGATCGATCCATACCTGCAGCGTGTCGCGCGTCGCCGCACGGAGTGTCGCGATCTCCTCGGCCGACAATTGGTGCGTCTGGCGCATCGGTGAGAGCTGCGCGGCGTGCAGGATCTCGTCGGAGTAGGCGTTGCCGATGCCGCTGAACAGGCGCGGGTCGGTGAGCGCGCGCTTGAGCGTGTGCCGCTCGCGCGTCAGCGCCTCGGCGAACGCCTCCGGCGAGGCGGTCATCACGTCGATGCCTCCGGGATCCATCGCCGCGAGCGCCACGGCACCCTGCACGGCATGCAGCGACGCGCGGCGCTTCGAGCCGGCTTCGGTGAGCATCAGCGTGCCCGGCGTGAAGTCGAACGCGCACAGTCCGACCTTGCCCGGCACCGGCGCGCCCGGCTTCTTCCACTGCAGGCGTCCGGCGATCATCAGGTGGAGCACGAGGTAGTGCTCGTCCGGGAACACGAAGACGAGCCGCTTGCCGAGGAGCCGCACGTCGCCAAGCACCCGTCCCGTGAACGCTTCCAGGGGCGGGTCGACGGTGCGCAGCAGGAACGGACTCCGGACGCGCACCCCTTCGAGCGCCTGCCCGACGGCCCGGGCGCGAATGGCGTCGACGTAGATCGTCAGGTCTGGAAGCTCAGGCACGGGGCAGACGCCAGAACAAGGGACGAGGGAAGAGTACGCCAGTCACAAGGGAGGCGGGGCACAAGGGACAAGGGACGAGTACGCAAGTGACCAGGGAGGCGGGGGACAAGGGGCGAGGTAGAACGGAACCTGGGACAAGGGCAGGGCAGACCGTCGGCCAAGGTCGACGGCTACGGCCTCGGTAACAGCGACCTCGCCGCGACCGCATCGGACTCGCGGCCTTGCCGCTGGTCCCTTGGCGGCTCGTCCCTTGTTGCTGGCCGTCCTGGTGACTCGTGTGCGTGTCCCTTGTCCCTTGTTCAGCTCCGTGCTGCGAGCAACTGCTCGTACTCCGCGACCGTGTTGCGGACCATGTGCTCGACGCTGAACCTGTGGTGCACGCGTTCGTAGCCGGCGGCGGCATAGCGACGGGCGGCGTCCTCGTCGAGCAGCATCGTCGTCAGGGCGTCGGCCAGCGCGTCGGCATCGCGGGGCGGCACGAGCAGCCCGGTCTCGTCGTGCACCACGACCTCGGGGATCCCGCCGGTGTCGGTGGCGACGATGGGGCGCGCGCAGGCCATGGCGTCGAGCAGCGACGTGCCGAGCCCCTCCATCACCGAACTCATCACGAAGACGTCCGCCGTCTTCATCAGCCCCAGCACGTCGGTGCGGAAGCCAGGCAGCAGCACGTGCTTCTCGAGGCCGCGATGGTGCACCTGCTTCTCCAGCGACTGGTGCAGTTCGCCCTGTCCGAGGATCACCAGTCGTGCGTCGGGCACCGAGCGCACCACGGAGGCAAAGGCGTCGATCAGATAGCGCTGTCCCTTGTGCGGCACCAGCGCCGCCACGTTGAGCACCACCGGCGCGCCGTGTGGCAGCCAGAACGTCTCGTGGATGGACACCGGCGGCGCGTCGGCGACGTGCTGCAGGTCGACGCCCTCGTGCACCGTGACGACCCGATCGGCGGGGATGCCGTCGGCGACGAGGATGCGGCCGATCGCGGCGGAGGCGCAGATGAAGCGATCCACCTGCCGATACTTGGCCCGCGACAGCGAGTTGCCGGCCAGCCTGAAGTCGACGCGCCGTGAGGCCACCAGCATGGGCGGCGGCCACGGCATGCGGAAGCCGAGGGCGAGTGCCGCGAGCGCGACGCCGTGCGGGTCGTGGGCGTGCAGGACTGCCGGGTCGAAGGCGCGGATGATGCGCGCCAGCTTCCACGCCGCGTGGAAGTCGACCTCGAAGCGTGGCGCCAGCGGCACCAGGTCGGGGTCCTGCGGCGCGCGCCGGCGCAACTCGCCATCCGGATGCGCCACCAGCATCGTGGGGTGCCCGAGGGCGCGCAGGCCCTTGACGGTGAGGAGGGCCTGGTTCTGGCCCCCGCGCCAGGTGCGCGCGGTGTCGATGTGGATCGTGCGGATGGCCATGGGTGCGGGTCAGGTCGCCTGGCGTTGGCGCTCCCACAGCTTCACGTACTTCTGCAGGACGTACACGGCGCCGAGCAGCGACACGACGAGTCCGGGCACGCCGTCGCGGAACCCGGCGCGCGCGACGTAGTTGCGCAGGAAGGCCGCTGGCGGGTGCACGAGGAAGTGCCAGGCCCGCGCCCGCCGACCCTGCGCCTGCATCTGTCGAGCGGCGAGCGTCGTGTAATGGTTCATCCGCGTCAGGTGCTCGGCGACATCCGCGTAGGGACGATGCTCGAACTCGGCGGCGAGGTCGGCGATGGCGCCCTGCACCTGCAGCGCCTCGTGCACGGGGCGGTCGTCCCACTGCGCGCGTCGACGGTCGTACAGGCGGACGGCCCGGTCGGGATACCAGTCGGTGGAGCGGATCCAGCGCCCGAGGTACCACGTGACCCGGGGCATGCGGTACGCGGCCGGTTCCGGCGAGTCGGGCAGGGCCGCGATGGCCTCGCGCAGGGCGTCGGTGATTGCCTCGTCGGCATCGAGGGAGAACACCCAATCGTGCCGCGCCAGCGAGGCCGCGTGGTTCTTCTGCGCGCCGTAGCCGACCCACTCCCGGACCTCGACCCGGGCACCCATCGCCCGTGCCCTGGCCACCGTGTCGTCGGTGCTGCCGCAGTCGACGACGACGCACTCGGCGGCCCAGGCGGCAGACCTGAGGGCCCGCTCGATGTGGGCCGCGGCATCCCTGGTGATGACGATGACGCTGACCGGCGGCGGCACGGGGACAGCTTAACTCACGGCTCAGGGCTCACGGTTCAGGGCTCACGCGATGCGGAAGGCCGAAGACGACGTGGGAATTCCGGAGTAGCGCCCAAGAGAAAAGGCCCAGGGGGTGATGCCCCTGGGCCTCGAGTCGTCGAGCGGTGAACGGCGATTCGTCCGGGTCTGTTCTCGAGCCCTGAGTCCTCAGCCCTGAGCCGCGAGAATCAGCTAGAAGCGCTGCGCGCCGCCGGTGGTGTTGGTGGTGCGGTTGGTGCCGGCGACGCTGGTGGTGGTGCCGGCCGCCACGTTGCCGGTGCCGGTGGCCGAGCCGAGCGTGACGTTGCCGGCGCCGGCGCCGGCGATCGAGGCTTCCTGCGCGGCCTCGAAGTCGACGCGCGACTTCTCGAAGTCGAGGATGGCGCGCTGCTCGTTGTTGCGGGCCTGCGCGAGGTCACGCTGCGCCTGCAGCACGTTGAAGGTCGTCGAGAGGCCGACGCCGAACTTCTTCTGCTCGGCCTCGAGCCGTCGCTCGGCCAGGGTGCGCGCGGCCTGGGTGCTGCCGACGCGCTTCAGGTTGGTGTTGACCTGCCGACCGAGGTCGCGGACCTGCTGGACGACCTGGCGCTCGAGGTCGCGGAGCTGCAGCAGCGTCTGCTCGTTCTGCAGCACCTGGCGCTCGAGGTTCACGCGGTTGCCGTTGCGCCCGATCGGGTAGCGGAAGTTCAGGCTGACCGACCAGGTCGGGTACTCGAACTGCAGCACGTCGCCGAGCACGTCGCTGTACGGGCGGGTGTCCTCGCTGACGATCGGTCCGGGCTGCAGGCCGTTGCCGGGGCCACGCGTGATCACCGTGCCGCCGAGGCCGGCGAGTCCGTAGTTCACGTCGGCCGAGAGGCTGGGCAGCACCTGGTTCTTGAAGAAGCGGGCACGGATGTCGTTGCTCTCGATCTGCTTGCGGGCCTGCTGCAGGTCGAGGCGGTTGGCGATGGCCTTCTGCACGGCCGCGTCGATGTCGACCGGCGAGGTGGCCAGCGACGGCCCGTCGGCGGTCTCGAACGTGGTGTTCCAGAAGTCCGCGGTGCGGGGATCGAGGATCAGGGCGCGCAACTGGTCCTGCGCCTGCGCGAGCGTCTGCTCGGCGATGATGACCGTCTCCTCGTTGGCGGCCACCTCGGCCTCGGCCTGCACGATGTCGATCGGCGCCATCGTGCCGACCTCGACGCGCTTGCGGTTGTCGCTGAGCGTCTGCCGCGAGAGCTCCAGCGTCTGGCGCTGCACCTCGAGCGCCGACTGTGCGACCACCAGGTCCCAGTAGGCGTTCTTCACCGCGCGCACCGTGCTCACCACGGTGTTGCGGAACTGCATCTCGCTGATCGCCTGGTTGTTCTTGCTGATCAGGATCTGCTGCCGCGTGCTGTCGATGGCCCGGTTGGCCAGCAGGGGCTGCGAGAACGAGAACGTGAAGTTCCCCTGCGTGCTCGGGTTCAGGGTCGCAAACAGGTTGTTGTTCTTGTTGCGCGTCGCCTGGTAGCCGAGCGAGTAGTTGCCGCCGGTCGGCAGGAACTGCTCCACCCCGAAGTTGCCGAACACCTGATCCTGCTGGAACGACTGCGCGTTGCCCTGCAGGAGCGTGTTGACGGGCTGCTCGAGGCTCTGGAAGAACAGCTGGCTCGTGAGCGCCGGCAGCCACGTGCCGTAGGCCTGCGCGACATCCAGCTCGGAGATGCCAGGGTTCATCTTCTGCACCTGGAGCGCCACGTTCTGCTCCAGCGCCATGGTCACGGCCTCGTCGAGCTTCACGCGACGGACCGGGCCGGTCGCCGCCATGGGCTGGGTCGACACCGCCGGCGCCTGCAGCAACGGACCCTGCGCCGAGGCCGTCGCCGCGACGAAGGTCAATGACAGCGCCACGAGGCCGCGCCGGAAGGGGTGGGGAACCGATGGGATCACGGACGTCAACTCCATCTCCAGGGAGAACAGCTCGAACCGGCCGTCCGGGACGATATGGTGATGTCCGGGGATGCGGCCGAACCAATAGACGGATTCACCGGGATCCCGGTTCGGCGCGGAGTATATCGTCGGCGCCGCCCCCGACCCCGCGTCCGGCCTGACGCGCACTTTCCGGCCTGATTGGCAATTGCTGTCCGGAAATGCACAATGCCTCGACGCTCCGGGCCCGCATCGCGTCCCCGCCGGGTCCCGGCCGTCTTCCATCCCGATGACGTCGTCGCGCCCGCCCCTGCCGATTGCCGCCGGCCTGCTCGGCACCGCCCTGGTCGTGTCCACCCTCCTGGTGCCGCTCGCGGCCCAGGCCCCGGCGGGGCCCACGGCGGCCGGAACGGCCACGAAGGCGACGTTCCCGCTGACGGTCGACAGCATCATGCGCGGTCCGGCGCTGGTGGGCTACCCGCCCTCGGGCCTGCGCTGGTCGGGTGACGGCGCGCGCCTGTTCTTCGAATGGCAGGACCGTGGCGAGGACGAAACCGCCACCTGGGTGGTCGGCGCCGACGGGGCCGGCCTGCGCCGCCTGACCGACGAGGAACGCAAGGCCGCCCCGCCCGTCAACGGCCAGTGGGATCGCGCCCGGCGTCGCGTGCTGGCGGCCAGCCGGGGCGACATCGTCCTCATCGACACGGTGGCCGGCACCCGCACCGAGCTGACCCGAACGGCCGGCGCCGAGTCGTCGCCGCGCTGGAGCCGTGACGAGTCGCAGGTGACCTTCGTGCGCGACGGCGGCCTGTTCCTCCTGCCGCTCACTGGCGGCGGGCTCCGCCAGTTGGTCGAATCCGGCCCGAAGGCCCCCGACCGGAAGAAGACCGACAGCCAGCAGACGCTGGCTACCGAGGAGGCCGACCTGCTCGCGCACGTCCGCGAGAGCAAGCGCCGGCGCGAGCGCGACGAGGCCAGGCGCGAGAAGGAGGCCCTCCCGAAACTGGAGCTCAAGGCCCGCCAGTCGGTCACCGACATGCAGCTCGATCCGTCGGGCCGCTACGTGTGGGCCATCGTCACCGAACGCCCCGACGGCGCCAGGACCGCCGACGTGCCCGACTACGTCACCGAGTCGGGCTACGTCGAGTCGCTGTCGGGCCGCGCCAAGGTCGGCGACCTGCAGTCGAAGGCGATGCTGGTCGTCCTCGACCTCGAGGCGCGGAGGTCGACCTGGGTCACCCTTCCCGCGGCCGGCGGCACGGAGAAGGCCCCGCGTGAACTGCGTTGGGGCATGCCGCAGGTCTCCGACGACGGCGCGGTGGCCGTCGCGTCGGTCCGGGCGGCCGACAACAAGGACCGGTGGCTGGTGAAGGTCGAGCCGGCCACCGGCGCCGCGACCGTCCTGGACCACCTGCACGACGAGGCCTGGGTCCGGGAAGGGTTCGGGCCGGGGTCGGCGAGCTTCGGATGGCTTCCGGGAGGGCATCGTCTCTGGTTCACCTCCGAGAAGACCGGGTGGCAGCACCTCTACACCCTCGACGCCGACGGCCCCGGGACGCCTACCGCGCTCACCTCCGGGCCGTGGGAGGTCACCGACGTGGCGCTCTCGACCGACCGCCGCACGTTCTTCCTGACGACCACCGAGGTACACCCCGGCGAGCGGCACCTGTACGCGCTCCCGATCGACGGCGGCCCGCGCACCAGGCTGACGGCGCGCACGGGAGGCCACCTCGGCGAGGTCTCGCCCGACGGCCGCACGATCGGGTTCGTGTTCTCCACGGGCAACACGCCGCCCGAGGTGTACGTCGGGCCATACGGCAGCAGCGCCGCGCCGGTGCGCGTGACCACGAGTCCCTCGCCGGAGTGGACGACCTACCGCTGGATCGACCCGCCCGTGATCACCTTTCCGGCCCGCGACGGCCAGGTGCTCCACGCGCGCCTCTACACGCCGGAGATGGTCGGCGCCAAGCGGCACGCGTCGCGGCCCGCCGTGATGTTCGTGCACGGCGCCGGCTACCTGCAGAACGCCCACCGGTACTGGTCGACATACTTCCGGGAGTACATGTTCCACCACCTGCTCGCCTCGCGCGGGTACGTGGTGCTCGACGTCGACTATCGCGCCAGCGCGGGGTACGGCCGCGACTTCCGCACCGGCATCTACCGTCACATGGGCGGCAAGGACCTCGACGACATCGTCGACGGCGCGAAGTACCTGGTCGCGAAGGAGAAGGTGGACCCGAGGCGGATCGGCGTCTACGGTGGCAGCTACGGCGGCTTCATCACGCTGATGGCGATGTTCACCACGCCCGACGTGTTCGCGGCCGGCGCCGCGCTCCGCCCGGTGACCGACTGGGCGCACTACAACCACCCGTACACGGCCAACATCCTCAACCTGCCGCAGTCGGATGCCGAAGCCTATCGCCGCAGCTCGCCGATCCACTTCGCCGACGGCCTGAAGGGCGCGCTCCTCATCTGCCACGGGCTGGTCGACGTCAACGTGCACGCGCAGGACTCGATCCGCCTGGCGCAGAAACTGATCGAGCTCCGCAAGGAGAACTGGGAACTGGCGCTGTACCCTGTCGAGGACCACGGCTTCGAGGAAGCCACCAGCTGGGCCGACGAGTACAAGCGGATCCTGAAGCTGTTCGAACGGAACTTGACGGGCCGGTAGCACACACGAGCGGCCTTCGGCCCTGGGCCTTGGGCCTTGGCAAAACTCCTCAGCGCTACCTGACCCTCAGCGGGCACGGTGCGCCGAATCCTGGTACGAAGGCCGACGGCCCAAGGCCCAAGGCCCCGACTCTGATGACTCCTGATTCCGTCCTCGCCCTCTTCCGCCAGCGTGGTGCCCTGCTCGAGGGCCACTTCGTCCTGTCCTCCGGCCTGCACAGCACCGGCTACCTGCAGTGCGCGCTGATCCTCCAGCATCCTGCCGATGCCGAAGCCCTCGGACGCGCGCTCGCCGAGAAGGTGAAGGCGGCCGGTCACCATGTGGATGTGGTGCTGTCGCCGGCGATGGGCGGCTTGATCATCGGCCACGAGGTCGGGCGGGCGCTCGGCGTGCGGGCGATCTTTGCCGAGCGCGTCGACGGCCGCCTGACGCTGCGCCGAGGCTTCCAGCTCCAGGCCGGCGAGCGCGTGCTCGTGGTCGAGGACGTGGTGACGACGGGCAAGAGCACCCTGGAGACGGTGGCGGTGGCCGAACAGGCCGGCGCGGTCGTCGTCGCGGCGGCCTCGATCATCAACCGCGGTGGTGGCGACGGCATGGCGATCCCCTATGTGTCGCTGGCCGAGGCGAAGTTCCCGACCTTTGCCGCCGACGCCATCCCCGCGGACCTGCGAGACGTACCGGCGGTCAAGCCCGGCTCCCGTCCCGGCCTGAAGTAGCGCGGTGCCTCGGGTCCTCCTGCGGGTCGCGTACGACGGGCGCGCCTACGCGGGCTGGCAACGTCAGGCCAACGCTCCGTCGGTGCAGGCCACGCTCGAGGCGGCGCTCGCGCCGATGGCGGGTGGCCCCGTGGTGGCCACCGGCGCCGGCCGGACCGATGCCGGGGTGCACGCCGACGGCCAGGCGGTCCATGTGGACCTGCCCGGCGACGTCGACCCCGACGTGGTGCTGCGGGCGGCCAACGCCCGCCTGCCCGAGGACATCCGGGTGCGGGCGGCCGTCCGCGTCCCCGACGACTTCCACGCGCGATTCTCGGCCACCGCCAAGATCTATCGGTACCGCTGGTTCGTCAGCCGCGCGGGGCACCCCGCCCTGGCCCCGACTCACTGGGTGCTCACCCCGCCGGTCGACCTCGCGGCGATGGCGTCGGCCGCGACGCGGCTGGCAGGCACGCATGATTTCGCCGCCTTCCAGTCGGTCGGCACCCCGGTCTCCAGCACGATCCGGACGATCCTGGGGGTGGACCTCAGGGTGCGCGCGCGGGGCGACATCGGCCTGCAACTGGAGCCCGGGGAGCACATCGTGGAACTCGATCTCCGTGGCGACGGGTTCCTGCGCCACATGGTCCGGGCCATCGCCGGCACGCTGGTGGACGTGGGCTACGGCCGTCGGCGTCCCGAGGAGGTGGGGCGCCTGCTCGAAGGCCTGCCGCGCTCTGAAGCGGGGCCCAATGCCCCACCGCATGGCCTCACGCTCGTGTCGGTGGAATACAGGTAGGGCGGCGTGTCCACCGTACAGGTAGGGAAGCGTGTCCACCGTACAGGTAGGGAAGCGTGTCCACCGTACGGGTAGGGAAGCGTGTCCACCGTACAGGTAGGGCGGGGTGTCCCACCCCGCCGTTAGTGGCTGACGGCGCGGTCGAAGACCGCGCCCTGCCTGCACGGGGTCGGAGATCGCCGCATTCCCCTGCCATCGTCCTGCCCCATTCAGGGGAGTAGAATGTTGCCCGGTCCATGGCGCTCGACGAACTCCTGAGCTGGCTGACTCCAGGCTCCCCGGACGAAGCACTGGCCCGGCGACTGGACTTCGACCGGCTGCCGACGCACGTCGCCGTGATCATGGACGGCAACGGCCGCTGGGCCGGGCGCCGGCACCTGCCGCGCGTCGAGGGCCACCGCGCCGGCACCCGCGCCGTCCGCGAGGTGATCGAGACCTCGGCCCGCCTCGGCCTGAAGTACATCACCCTCTACGCGTTCTCGGTCGAGAACTGGAAGCGCCCGGCGTCCGAGGTCGCGACGCTGATGGCGTTGCTCAAGCGCTATCTCCGGTCGGAACTGGAGACGCTGCTGGCCAACGACATCAGGCTCGAGGTCATCGGGCGGACACACGAGCTCGCGCCCGACGTCCAGCACGAGCTGCACGTGGCGATGGAGCGGACCCGCCGCAACACCGGCACGGTGCTGACGATCGCGCTCAACTACGGCGGGCGCGCCGAGATCGTCGACGCCGTCCGCACGGCAATTGCCGACGGCCTGCGGCCCGAGGACATCGACGAGGCGCGGTTCGCCCGGCTGCTCTACACGGCGGGGCAACCCGATCCCGACCTGCTGATCCGGACGTCGGGCGAGATGCGGGTGAGCAACTTCCTCCTGTGGCAGATCGCCTACAGCGAGATCTACGTCACCGACACGTTCTGGCCTGACTTCCGCCGCACCCACCTCTTCGAGGCGCTGCTCGACTACCAGCGCCGTGAGCGGCGTTACGGGGGGATCGCCGCGACGCCGGCCCACCCGGTGGCAGCAGGCCGGTGACGCGCGTCATCAGCGGCCTGGTGCTGCTGGCCCTCATCGTCGGTGTCTTCTGGTACCTCCCGCCGTGGGGCACGCAGATCTTTGCGGGCCTCGCCCTGGTGCTGTCGCTGCGCGAGTACGACAACCTGGTGCGCCTCGGCGGACTCGACGTCGTGCCTGGCGTCGGC from Luteitalea sp. TBR-22 includes:
- a CDS encoding TIGR02757 family protein encodes the protein MPPARSARPAPLLGLKPADLARFRVELDRLHDAYNVPDSAADPVQFVWRYGDPRDREVVAAIASGLAFGRLASVLASIERVLALLGPHPAAYVDALDVPLARSALADVVHRWTRGDDLVALLVVLRTLRARHGSLEGAFLAGDDPTSEDVAPGLEAFCAEACAVDVREAYGGATRGLPAEAASEASGRRRLGRLGVHYFFPRPSLGSACKRLNLFVRWMVRQDAVDPGGWSGVSRSRLVIPLDTHTIRVGRCLRLTRYTSPGWKMAADITATLRRIDPDDPVRYDFSLCHMSMMGACGHGKKVGSTHCPLRGFCRPGRTSDKGQVRKSRGRQGTGDQDG
- a CDS encoding DNA-formamidopyrimidine glycosylase family protein, encoding MPELPDLTIYVDAIRARAVGQALEGVRVRSPFLLRTVDPPLEAFTGRVLGDVRLLGKRLVFVFPDEHYLVLHLMIAGRLQWKKPGAPVPGKVGLCAFDFTPGTLMLTEAGSKRRASLHAVQGAVALAAMDPGGIDVMTASPEAFAEALTRERHTLKRALTDPRLFSGIGNAYSDEILHAAQLSPMRQTHQLSAEEIATLRAATRDTLQVWIDRFRERVGDGFPEKVTAFVEGMVAHGRYGQPCPRCGTPIQRLVYAQNEANYCPRCQTGGKLLADRALSRLLREDWPKSLEELEERMSKGRGTSDQ
- a CDS encoding glycosyltransferase; amino-acid sequence: MAIRTIHIDTARTWRGGQNQALLTVKGLRALGHPTMLVAHPDGELRRRAPQDPDLVPLAPRFEVDFHAAWKLARIIRAFDPAVLHAHDPHGVALAALALGFRMPWPPPMLVASRRVDFRLAGNSLSRAKYRQVDRFICASAAIGRILVADGIPADRVVTVHEGVDLQHVADAPPVSIHETFWLPHGAPVVLNVAALVPHKGQRYLIDAFASVVRSVPDARLVILGQGELHQSLEKQVHHRGLEKHVLLPGFRTDVLGLMKTADVFVMSSVMEGLGTSLLDAMACARPIVATDTGGIPEVVVHDETGLLVPPRDADALADALTTMLLDEDAARRYAAAGYERVHHRFSVEHMVRNTVAEYEQLLAARS
- a CDS encoding glycosyltransferase family 2 protein, translated to MPPPVSVIVITRDAAAHIERALRSAAWAAECVVVDCGSTDDTVARARAMGARVEVREWVGYGAQKNHAASLARHDWVFSLDADEAITDALREAIAALPDSPEPAAYRMPRVTWYLGRWIRSTDWYPDRAVRLYDRRRAQWDDRPVHEALQVQGAIADLAAEFEHRPYADVAEHLTRMNHYTTLAARQMQAQGRRARAWHFLVHPPAAFLRNYVARAGFRDGVPGLVVSLLGAVYVLQKYVKLWERQRQAT
- a CDS encoding TolC family protein: MIPSVPHPFRRGLVALSLTFVAATASAQGPLLQAPAVSTQPMAATGPVRRVKLDEAVTMALEQNVALQVQKMNPGISELDVAQAYGTWLPALTSQLFFQSLEQPVNTLLQGNAQSFQQDQVFGNFGVEQFLPTGGNYSLGYQATRNKNNNLFATLNPSTQGNFTFSFSQPLLANRAIDSTRQQILISKNNQAISEMQFRNTVVSTVRAVKNAYWDLVVAQSALEVQRQTLELSRQTLSDNRKRVEVGTMAPIDIVQAEAEVAANEETVIIAEQTLAQAQDQLRALILDPRTADFWNTTFETADGPSLATSPVDIDAAVQKAIANRLDLQQARKQIESNDIRARFFKNQVLPSLSADVNYGLAGLGGTVITRGPGNGLQPGPIVSEDTRPYSDVLGDVLQFEYPTWSVSLNFRYPIGRNGNRVNLERQVLQNEQTLLQLRDLERQVVQQVRDLGRQVNTNLKRVGSTQAARTLAERRLEAEQKKFGVGLSTTFNVLQAQRDLAQARNNEQRAILDFEKSRVDFEAAQEASIAGAGAGNVTLGSATGTGNVAAGTTTSVAGTNRTTNTTGGAQRF
- a CDS encoding prolyl oligopeptidase family serine peptidase, with the protein product MTSSRPPLPIAAGLLGTALVVSTLLVPLAAQAPAGPTAAGTATKATFPLTVDSIMRGPALVGYPPSGLRWSGDGARLFFEWQDRGEDETATWVVGADGAGLRRLTDEERKAAPPVNGQWDRARRRVLAASRGDIVLIDTVAGTRTELTRTAGAESSPRWSRDESQVTFVRDGGLFLLPLTGGGLRQLVESGPKAPDRKKTDSQQTLATEEADLLAHVRESKRRRERDEARREKEALPKLELKARQSVTDMQLDPSGRYVWAIVTERPDGARTADVPDYVTESGYVESLSGRAKVGDLQSKAMLVVLDLEARRSTWVTLPAAGGTEKAPRELRWGMPQVSDDGAVAVASVRAADNKDRWLVKVEPATGAATVLDHLHDEAWVREGFGPGSASFGWLPGGHRLWFTSEKTGWQHLYTLDADGPGTPTALTSGPWEVTDVALSTDRRTFFLTTTEVHPGERHLYALPIDGGPRTRLTARTGGHLGEVSPDGRTIGFVFSTGNTPPEVYVGPYGSSAAPVRVTTSPSPEWTTYRWIDPPVITFPARDGQVLHARLYTPEMVGAKRHASRPAVMFVHGAGYLQNAHRYWSTYFREYMFHHLLASRGYVVLDVDYRASAGYGRDFRTGIYRHMGGKDLDDIVDGAKYLVAKEKVDPRRIGVYGGSYGGFITLMAMFTTPDVFAAGAALRPVTDWAHYNHPYTANILNLPQSDAEAYRRSSPIHFADGLKGALLICHGLVDVNVHAQDSIRLAQKLIELRKENWELALYPVEDHGFEEATSWADEYKRILKLFERNLTGR
- the pyrE gene encoding orotate phosphoribosyltransferase; the encoded protein is MTPDSVLALFRQRGALLEGHFVLSSGLHSTGYLQCALILQHPADAEALGRALAEKVKAAGHHVDVVLSPAMGGLIIGHEVGRALGVRAIFAERVDGRLTLRRGFQLQAGERVLVVEDVVTTGKSTLETVAVAEQAGAVVVAAASIINRGGGDGMAIPYVSLAEAKFPTFAADAIPADLRDVPAVKPGSRPGLK
- the truA gene encoding tRNA pseudouridine(38-40) synthase TruA, whose amino-acid sequence is MPRVLLRVAYDGRAYAGWQRQANAPSVQATLEAALAPMAGGPVVATGAGRTDAGVHADGQAVHVDLPGDVDPDVVLRAANARLPEDIRVRAAVRVPDDFHARFSATAKIYRYRWFVSRAGHPALAPTHWVLTPPVDLAAMASAATRLAGTHDFAAFQSVGTPVSSTIRTILGVDLRVRARGDIGLQLEPGEHIVELDLRGDGFLRHMVRAIAGTLVDVGYGRRRPEEVGRLLEGLPRSEAGPNAPPHGLTLVSVEYR
- a CDS encoding isoprenyl transferase; the protein is MALDELLSWLTPGSPDEALARRLDFDRLPTHVAVIMDGNGRWAGRRHLPRVEGHRAGTRAVREVIETSARLGLKYITLYAFSVENWKRPASEVATLMALLKRYLRSELETLLANDIRLEVIGRTHELAPDVQHELHVAMERTRRNTGTVLTIALNYGGRAEIVDAVRTAIADGLRPEDIDEARFARLLYTAGQPDPDLLIRTSGEMRVSNFLLWQIAYSEIYVTDTFWPDFRRTHLFEALLDYQRRERRYGGIAATPAHPVAAGR